The proteins below are encoded in one region of Manis javanica isolate MJ-LG chromosome 8, MJ_LKY, whole genome shotgun sequence:
- the PAX9 gene encoding paired box protein Pax-9, which yields MEPAFGEVNQLGGVFVNGRPLPNAIRLRIVELAQLGIRPCDISRQLRVSHGCVSKILARYNETGSILPGAIGGSKPRVTTPTVVKHIRTYKQRDPGIFAWEIRDRLLADGVCDKYNVPSVSSISRILRNKIGNLAQQGHYDSYKQHQPAPQPALPYNHIYSYPSPITAAAAKVPTPPGVPAIPGSVAMPRTWPSSHSVTDILGIRSITDQGVSESSPYHSPKVEEWSSLGRNNFPAAGPHAVNGLEKGALEQEAKYGQAPNGLPAVSSFVSASSMAPYPTPAQVSPYMTYSAAPSGYVAGHGWQHASGTPLSPHNCDIPASLAFKGMQAAREGSHSVTASAL from the exons ATGG AGCCAGCCTTTGGGGAGGTGAACCAGCTGGGAGGAGTATTCGTGAACGGGAGGCCGCTGCCCAACGCCATCCGGCTTCGCATCGTGGAACTGGCCCAACTGGGCATCAGACCGTGTGACATCAGCCGCCAGCTACGGGTCTCGCACGGCTGCGTCAGCAAGATTCTAGCGCGCTACAACGAGACAGGCTCGATCTTGCCAGGAGCCATCGGGGGCAGCAAGCCCCGGGTCACTACTCCCACCGTGGTGAAGCACATCCGGACCTACAAGCAGAGGGACCCCGGCATCTTTGCCTGGGAGATCCGGGACCGCCTGCTGGCGGACGGCGTATGTGACAAGTACAATGTGCCCTCGGTGAGCTCTATCAGTCGCATCCTACGCAACAAAATCGGCAACTTGGCCCAACAGGGCCATTACGACTCTTACAAGCAGCACCAGCCGGCGCCGCAACCGGCGCTGCCCTATAACCACATCTACTCATACCCCAGCCCCATCACGGCTGCCGCGGCTAAGGTGCCCACGCCGCCCGGGGTGCCAGCCATCCCCGGCTCTGTTGCCATGCCCCGCACCTGGCCCTCCTCCCACTCCGTCACCGACATCCTGGGCATTCGCTCCATCACCGATCAAG GAGTGAGCGAGAGCTCCCCCTACCACAGCCCCAAGGTGGAGGAGTGGAGCAGCCTGGGCCGCAACAACTTCCCTGCCGCCGGCCCGCACGCGGTGAATGGGCTGGAGAAGGGAGCCCTGGAGCAAGAAGCCAAGTACGGTCAG GCACCAAATGGTCTCCCAGCTGTAAGCAGTTTCGTGTCAGCATCCAGCATGGCTCCTTACCCTACCCCGGCCCAAGTGTCGCCTTACATGACCTACAGCGCAGCTCCTTCTGGCTATGTTGCTGGACATGGGTGGCAACATGCCAGTGGGACCCCACTGTCCCCCCACAACTGTGACATTCCCGCGTCGCTGGCATTCAAGGGAATGCAGGCAGCCAGAGAAGGTAGTCACTCTGTCACGGCCTCCGCACTCTGA